In Candidatus Manganitrophus noduliformans, the genomic stretch CTGGATGTGGTGAACCGTCTCTTTGATCAGAACCTTATCGTAGCTTCCGGGGCGCTCGGAGAAAACGACCGCGTCGAGCGGATGGCGCTCCATCGGCGCCTCTTGCGGAATCTGGGCGAGCATTTCGGCGAACGGATCGACGCCGATAATCTTATTTTTCAACGGGACCTGCTTAAGAATATCGAGCGAGTACATTCCGGTCCCGCAGCCGAGATCGACGAAGGTGTCCGATTCCCGAAGGCGGAGCTTGTCGATCATTTTCTCCGTCAGAGCGCGGACAAAACCGGGCGAGTAGTAGAGAAACCCGTCGTACTTTTGCGCCAACCTCCGGTAATGGATCTGGACAACATCCTGCATCAGTAATCCTCCTATTTATTGGTTGATCGCCCGCTGTTTTATCGGGGCGGTTCCAGAGGCCGAAGAACTCTTTTGAGAAATTCCCGGGTCCTCTCGTGCTTCGGTTCGGAGAAGATCTTCTCGGGAAGATCGTCCTCCACGATGCGGCCTTCATCCATGAAGATGACGCGGTCGGCGATCTCCCGCGCGAACCCCATTTCATGGGTGACGATCAGCAGCGTCATTTCCGTCTCCAGGGCCAATCGCCGGATCACCGCCAGCACCTCTCCGACCCGCTCCGGGTCGAGCGCCGACGTCACCTCGTCGAAGAGCATGATTTTGGGTCGCATCGCCAGGGCGCGGGCGATGGCGACCCGCTGCTTTTGCCCGCCCGAGAGCTGCGCCGGATAGGCCTCCGCCTTGTCGGGCAATCCGACCTGTTCGAGCAGCGCCATGGCGTTTTTCACCGCCTCCTCGCGGGGAAGACGAAGGACATGGATCGGCGCCTCGGTGACGTTGCGCAGGACCGTCATATGCGGAAAAAGGTTGAATTGCTGAAAAACCATATCGACCTTGCTCCGGATCTTGCGCAGATGCGCGGCGTTCGCCGGGACCTCCCGGCCGTTCTTCACCAGGGTCCAGATCGGGTCGCCGTCGATCTCGATGGTTCCCGAATCGATCTTCTCCAGCGTCATCAAAGCGCGCAGGACGGTCGATTTTCCCGAGCCGCTCGGACCGATCAGGGCGACTTTTTGAGACGG encodes the following:
- the ehuA gene encoding ectoine/hydroxyectoine ABC transporter ATP-binding protein EhuA; its protein translation is MRDVRKSFGDLAVLRGLDLEIPPSQKVALIGPSGSGKSTVLRALMTLEKIDSGTIEIDGDPIWTLVKNGREVPANAAHLRKIRSKVDMVFQQFNLFPHMTVLRNVTEAPIHVLRLPREEAVKNAMALLEQVGLPDKAEAYPAQLSGGQKQRVAIARALAMRPKIMLFDEVTSALDPERVGEVLAVIRRLALETEMTLLIVTHEMGFAREIADRVIFMDEGRIVEDDLPEKIFSEPKHERTREFLKRVLRPLEPPR